The Nodosilinea sp. PGN35 genome has a window encoding:
- a CDS encoding XisI protein, whose translation METLEQWRKILENTLRYYADLPYRYGDVRTDVVVSRDNNHFFLIHEGWDGSKRIHGMVVHAEIRDSKVWVHYDGIESSITADLVAAGVPKDHIVLAFHAPEVREHTGYAVA comes from the coding sequence ATGGAAACCTTAGAGCAGTGGCGTAAGATTTTAGAAAATACGCTCCGGTACTATGCTGACTTGCCCTATCGCTATGGCGATGTCAGAACTGACGTTGTGGTCAGCCGTGACAATAACCACTTTTTTTTAATCCATGAAGGCTGGGATGGCAGCAAGCGCATTCACGGTATGGTTGTCCATGCAGAAATACGCGATAGCAAAGTTTGGGTTCACTACGACGGTATTGAAAGCAGCATTACGGCGGATTTAGTGGCGGCAGGCGTACCTAAAGACCACATTGTGCTGGCCTTTCACGCTCCCGAAGTGCGAGAACATACTGGCTACGCCGTAGCCTAG
- a CDS encoding element excision factor XisH family protein — MPAKDLYHDTVRVALEKDGWTITDDPLILTIGLRSVFVDLGAEKLIAAERGTEKIAVEVKSFLSPSPISDLEIAWGQYFLYARTLQKQEPDRILYLAVNQTVFQTLFAEEAGQLLLAEPGFRLFVFNSATEEIIEWKP; from the coding sequence ATGCCAGCCAAAGATCTTTACCACGATACCGTGCGTGTAGCATTAGAGAAAGATGGGTGGACGATTACCGATGATCCGCTAATTTTAACGATTGGGTTACGCTCTGTTTTTGTAGATTTAGGCGCTGAAAAACTAATTGCGGCTGAGCGTGGCACCGAAAAAATTGCGGTAGAGGTCAAAAGCTTTCTCAGTCCTTCTCCTATTAGCGATCTTGAAATTGCATGGGGACAATACTTTCTTTACGCTAGAACACTGCAAAAGCAAGAACCTGATCGCATCCTCTACCTGGCTGTAAACCAAACGGTATTTCAAACGTTGTTTGCCGAGGAGGCTGGGCAACTTCTCTTGGCGGAACCAGGCTTTCGCTTGTTCGTTTTCAATTCGGCAACTGAGGAAATTATTGAATGGAAACCTTAG
- a CDS encoding putative selenate ABC transporter substrate-binding protein, with translation MVSVRRSWIVGVSSLLLLLPLGACGTSAPEQGSEANSAGEATTSTIPLTAGAIPDQDPELLQRLYSKLADYLEAELGVPVEYKPVTDYAAAVTAFRVGDLDLVWFGALTGVQARLQLPGAEAIAQRDIDEQFHSIFIANADSGIAEIQDIGDLAQLKGRTFTFGSESSTSGRLMPQAYLEQAGVDVENDFRGEVGFSGNHDAILKLVEAGTYEVGVLNEQVWLDRLAAGAVDTDKVVQIWRTPPYFNYHWVISPKVDERYGEGFSERVQAALLALDPAVPEHKEILDLFGAERFIVTTNENYAEIEAVGRKIGKIQ, from the coding sequence ATGGTGAGCGTTCGCCGTTCGTGGATTGTGGGGGTGTCGAGCCTTTTACTACTACTGCCTCTGGGGGCCTGTGGTACCTCAGCCCCAGAGCAGGGTTCAGAGGCAAACAGCGCGGGGGAGGCAACTACCAGCACCATTCCCCTCACCGCCGGGGCGATTCCTGACCAAGACCCGGAGCTGCTCCAGCGGCTCTACAGCAAGCTGGCCGACTACCTGGAGGCCGAGCTGGGCGTGCCGGTGGAGTATAAGCCCGTAACCGACTACGCCGCCGCCGTCACCGCCTTTCGGGTGGGCGATCTCGACCTGGTCTGGTTTGGCGCGCTGACCGGGGTGCAGGCGCGGCTTCAGCTGCCGGGGGCCGAGGCGATCGCCCAGCGCGACATCGACGAGCAGTTCCACAGCATTTTTATCGCCAACGCCGACAGCGGCATTGCAGAAATTCAAGACATCGGCGACCTGGCTCAGCTCAAGGGCCGCACCTTTACCTTTGGCAGCGAGTCATCGACCTCGGGGCGGCTGATGCCCCAGGCGTATCTAGAGCAGGCCGGAGTCGATGTAGAGAACGACTTTCGCGGCGAGGTGGGCTTTTCGGGCAACCACGACGCCATTCTCAAGCTAGTGGAGGCGGGCACCTACGAGGTGGGGGTGCTCAACGAGCAGGTGTGGCTCGACCGGCTGGCCGCCGGGGCGGTGGACACCGACAAGGTGGTGCAGATCTGGCGCACCCCGCCCTACTTCAACTACCACTGGGTGATCAGCCCCAAGGTAGACGAGCGCTACGGCGAGGGGTTCTCGGAGCGGGTGCAGGCGGCGCTGCTGGCCCTCGACCCGGCGGTGCCCGAGCACAAAGAGATTCTCGACCTGTTTGGGGCCGAGCGCTTTATCGTCACCACCAACGAAAACTACGCTGAGATCGAAGCCGTAGGCCGCAAGATCGGCAAAATTCAGTGA
- a CDS encoding phosphonate ABC transporter ATP-binding protein, with the protein MSPLPVFQLEGVSCRFGAVTALSDCSLAIAPGERVALIGPSGAGKSTLLSLLNGSQVPTTGRVTILGQEVNRLSARKRRRIQRLVGTVYQQHHLVGNLAVVHNVNAGHLGRWSLAKALWSLVWPQGVQRAAEALTQVGIADKLYARTDRLSGGQQQRVALARVLVQDPAAILADEPISSVDPERSRALMALLRQLSETTGKTLVISLHEVEFAVKYCDRIIGLRQGKILFDAPATQVSDAMMASLYQL; encoded by the coding sequence GTGAGCCCATTGCCCGTGTTCCAGCTAGAGGGGGTGAGCTGTCGCTTTGGGGCGGTGACGGCCCTGAGCGATTGCAGCCTGGCGATCGCCCCCGGTGAGCGAGTGGCGCTGATTGGCCCCAGCGGCGCGGGCAAGAGCACGCTGCTGAGCCTGCTCAACGGTAGCCAGGTGCCCACCACAGGCCGCGTCACGATCCTGGGCCAGGAGGTAAACCGTCTCAGCGCTAGAAAACGACGCCGGATTCAGCGGCTGGTGGGCACGGTCTACCAGCAGCACCACCTGGTGGGCAACCTGGCGGTGGTGCACAATGTCAATGCCGGGCACCTGGGCCGCTGGTCTTTAGCCAAGGCCCTCTGGTCGCTGGTGTGGCCCCAGGGAGTGCAGCGGGCGGCCGAGGCCCTGACCCAGGTGGGCATTGCCGACAAGCTCTACGCCCGCACCGATCGCCTCTCGGGCGGCCAGCAGCAGCGGGTGGCCCTGGCCCGGGTGCTGGTGCAAGACCCGGCCGCGATTCTGGCCGATGAGCCGATTTCGAGTGTGGACCCGGAGCGATCGCGGGCCCTGATGGCCCTGCTGCGCCAGCTCAGCGAAACCACCGGCAAAACCCTGGTGATCAGCCTGCACGAGGTGGAGTTTGCGGTGAAATACTGCGATCGCATCATTGGCCTGCGCCAGGGCAAAATTCTCTTTGATGCCCCAGCCACCCAAGTGAGTGACGCCATGATGGCTAGCCTCTACCAGCTTTAA
- the surE gene encoding 5'/3'-nucleotidase SurE: MTLVLTNDDGIDAPGIQALHNALANYPTWVVAPDQHLSGCSHQMNRGGPIAIDQRSDRAFAIGGTPADCTRVALSHLCPEATWVLSGINSGGNMGADIYLSGTVAAVREAALLRVPGIAISHYIQNRRPIDWELAMGLAIRTIEILMAEVLPPGCFWNVNLPHLPPGAGEPELVFCPPCTQPLPTEFKVDQGQFYYTGQYGDRRHDPDSDVAVCFGGNIAVTKICLW; encoded by the coding sequence GGTTTTGACCAACGACGACGGCATCGACGCGCCGGGCATTCAGGCGTTGCACAATGCCTTGGCCAACTATCCCACCTGGGTGGTGGCCCCCGACCAGCATCTCTCAGGCTGTAGCCACCAGATGAACCGGGGCGGCCCGATCGCCATCGACCAGCGCAGCGATCGTGCCTTTGCCATTGGCGGCACCCCCGCCGACTGCACCCGCGTTGCCCTCAGCCACCTGTGCCCTGAGGCGACCTGGGTGCTTTCAGGTATTAATTCCGGGGGCAACATGGGGGCCGACATTTACCTGTCGGGCACTGTGGCTGCGGTGCGCGAAGCGGCGCTGCTGCGGGTGCCGGGGATTGCTATTTCCCACTACATTCAGAATCGCCGTCCTATTGATTGGGAACTGGCCATGGGTTTGGCGATTCGGACAATTGAGATCTTGATGGCCGAGGTGCTGCCACCGGGCTGCTTTTGGAATGTGAATTTACCCCATCTGCCGCCGGGGGCTGGCGAACCCGAACTGGTTTTTTGCCCCCCCTGTACCCAGCCCCTGCCAACGGAGTTTAAGGTTGACCAGGGCCAGTTTTACTATACGGGCCAGTACGGCGATCGCCGCCACGACCCTGACTCAGACGTGGCCGTTTGCTTTGGCGGCAACATTGCGGTGACCAAAATTTGCCTCTGGTAA